A single window of Loxodonta africana isolate mLoxAfr1 chromosome 10, mLoxAfr1.hap2, whole genome shotgun sequence DNA harbors:
- the LOC100677303 gene encoding olfactory receptor 4F3/4F16/4F29-like gives MVGANYSVVSEFVFLGLSNFWEIQLALFVFSSMFYVVSLVANSLIILTVTSHPHLHSPMYFLLPNCSFIDLGVSSVSSPKMIYDLFRKHRVISFSGCIAQIFFIHVIGGVEMVLLIAMAFDRYVAKCKPLHYLTIMSPQICISFLVSAWTIGLIHSVGQLVFVVNLPFYGPNVLDSFYCDLPRFIKLACTDTYQLEFMVTANSVFISVGAFFILIISYIFIILTVQKHSLAGLSKAVSTLSAHISVVVLFFGPVIFFYTWPSPSTDLDKFLAIFDAVLTPFLNLIIYTFRNQEMKVAMWRVCRQLVSYRKIS, from the coding sequence ATGGTTGGAGCAAATTACTCCGTGGTGTCAGAGTTTGTGTTTCTGGGACTCTCCAATTTCTGGGAGATCCAACTTGccctctttgtgttctcctccaTGTTTTATGTGGTAAGCTTGGTGGCAAACTCCCTCATTATACTCACTGTGACTTCCCATCCTCACTTACACTCCCCCATGTACTTCCTGTTGCCCAATTGCTCCTTCATTGACCTGGGTGTCTCTTCTGTGTCTTCTCCCAAGATGATTTATGACCTTTTCAGAAAGCACAGAGTCATCTCCTTTAGTGGCTGCATTGCTCAGATcttcttcatccatgtcattggtGGTGTGGAAATGGTGCTGCTCATAGCCATGGCCTTTGACAGATATGTGGCCAAGTGTAAGCCTCTCCACTACCTGACCATCATGAGCCCACAAATATGCATCTCCTTTTTAGTGTCAGCCTGGACAATTGGCCTTATCCACTCTGTGGGTCAATTGGTATTTGTAGTAAACTTACCCTTCTATGGCCCCAATGTGTTGGACAGCTTTTACTGTGACCTTCCTCGCTTCATCAAACTGGCCTGCACAGACACCTACCAGCTGGAGTTCATGGTCACAGCCAACAGTGTATTCATTTCTGTGGGTGCCTTCTTTATACTCATCATTTCCTATATCTTCATCATTCTCACTGTTCAGAAACACTCGTTAGCTGGTTTATCCAAGGCTGTGTCCACACTTTCAGCTCATATCTCTGTGGTAGTTTTGTTCTTTGGTCCTGTGATATTCTTCTATACATGGCCATCTCCCTCCACAGACCTAGATAAGTTTCTGGCCATCTTTGATGCAGTTCTCACCCCGTTCCTGAATCTAATCATTTACACATTCAGGAATCAAGAAATGAAGGTAGCAATGTGGAGAGTATGCAGACAGCTAGTGAGTTACAGGAAGATCTCTTAA